A window of Carassius carassius chromosome 44, fCarCar2.1, whole genome shotgun sequence contains these coding sequences:
- the smug1 gene encoding single-strand-selective monofunctional uracil-DNA glycosylase 1 codes for MQSHPDVQRLENGDVSQRDHLLREDLTGLPDLGADQLFNGSTVASRFLRAELELNARLRTLSFGKPVQYTYNPLEYAWDTHRCYVEKYCQEGQSVLFLGMNPGPFGMAQTGVPFGEVKAVRGWLKITGAVGRPAEEHPKRRITGLDCTQSEVSGARFWGFFQELCGETHNFFRHCFVHNLCPLIFMSESGKNLTPPELPAADRDALLSCCDSALCQVVTALGVSLVIGVGKLAEQRARRALAEAGITVRVEGIMHPSPRNPLANKGWANIVRGKLDNLGVLSLLTS; via the exons ATGCAATCACACCCCGATGTTCAGAG GTTGGAAAATGGAGATGTGTCTCAGAGAGACCATTTACTGAGAGAAGATCTCACCGGTCTTCCTGACCTGGGTGCTGACCAACTGTTTAATGGCTCTACAGTTGCTTCAAGGTTCCTGCGGGCTGAACTGGAACTGAACGCACGGTTGCGGACGCTTTCCTTTGGAAAACCAGTGCAATACACGTACAACCCGCTTGAGTACGCCTGGGACACACATCGATGTTATGTGGAGAAATACTGTCAGGAAGGGCAGAGCGTACTCTTCCTAGGCATGAACCCAGGGCCTTTTGGCATGGCACAAACAGGG GTACCGTTTGGCGAGGTGAAGGCTGTTCGCGGTTGGCTGAAAATCACTGGAGCGGTCGGCCGTCCAGCAGAGGAACATCCTAAGCGACGTATCACAGGCCTCGACTGCACTCAGAGTGAAGTGAGCGGAGCCCGTTTCTGGGGCTTTTTCCAAGAGCTCTGCGGTGAAACTCACAACTTCTTCCGCCACTGTTTTGTGCACAACTTGTGTCCTCTCATCTTCATGAGTGAGTCTGGCAAGAACCTAACTCCACCTGAGCTCCCGGCCGCGGATCGAGATGCCCTTTTGTCCTGCTGTGACAGTGCTCTTTGTCAGGTCGTCACTGCACTGGGAGTCTCCCTGGTGATCGGAGTGGGCAAGCTAGCTGAGCAGCGCGCTCGACGGGCTCTGGCAGAAGCAGGCATCACTGTGAGAGTGGAGGGTATCATGCATCCGTCCCCTAGAAACCCACTGGCTAATAAAGGATGGGCTAACATAGTCAGAGGCAAACTAGATAATCTGGGGGTGTTAAGTTTGCTTACCAgttga